The window TATATCTACAGGTACCCCGGCGGGTGTTGGCCTGGGTATGAAACCGCCTGTTTACCTTAAACCTGGCGATGTTATTGAATTGGGTATTGATGGCCTTGGCGAACAAAAACAAAATGTGGTAGCATATGCTTAAGATAGATTCGCACCAGCATTTCTGGATCTTCGACCCCGTAAGGGATAGTTGGATTGATGATCAGATGCTGGCTATAAAACGTGATTTTTCGCCGGTTGATCTGTTGCCTGTTTTACAACAGCACGGCATAGATGGTTGTGTATCTGTACAGGCAAGCCAAACCAATGACGAGACTATGTTTTTGCTGGATCATGCTGCTGCAAACCCTTTTGTTAAGGGCGTAGTGGGCTGGGTAAACCTGCAAGCTGATGACCTTGAAGATCAATTGCTGCAATATAAAAGCTACGATAAGCTCAAAGGTTTCCGGCATGTTTTGCAATCGGAGCCTGATGACGAATATATGCTGCAGCCTGCATTTCAAAAAGGCATAGCCACGCTCGGGAAGCATGGATATACCTATGATATCCTGATATTTCCACAGCACCTGCCTTTTGCTAACCAACTGGTTGGCAATTTCCCTAACCAGAGGTTTGTGGTCGATCATCTGGCAAAACCACATATCAAGGATAAAAAACTCAAT is drawn from Mucilaginibacter ginsenosidivorax and contains these coding sequences:
- a CDS encoding amidohydrolase family protein, whose product is MLKIDSHQHFWIFDPVRDSWIDDQMLAIKRDFSPVDLLPVLQQHGIDGCVSVQASQTNDETMFLLDHAAANPFVKGVVGWVNLQADDLEDQLLQYKSYDKLKGFRHVLQSEPDDEYMLQPAFQKGIATLGKHGYTYDILIFPQHLPFANQLVGNFPNQRFVVDHLAKPHIKDKKLNDWQKDIEVLAKHENVSCKISGMLTEADWANWKVDDFTPYLDIIFNAFGAGRVMFGSDWPVCLLADGYEGTMRVTQSYTSKLSVTEQEQFWGGNAISFYNL